One window of the Klebsiella sp. WP3-W18-ESBL-02 genome contains the following:
- a CDS encoding ECs_2282 family putative zinc-binding protein, whose translation MTCYLIAPKTLTIRAPALFYNKNKGAEPVISIQYLCPKCAGITEMTNIDKIKNAEDQHPMRCHHCDAPFSKDALIKFARQKAEEMIGEALMQLKNVSIHKDK comes from the coding sequence ATGACTTGTTATTTAATCGCCCCTAAGACTTTAACGATTCGTGCGCCTGCATTATTTTATAACAAGAATAAAGGAGCCGAGCCTGTGATTTCAATTCAATATTTGTGCCCAAAATGCGCCGGTATCACGGAAATGACTAACATTGATAAAATTAAAAACGCAGAAGATCAACATCCAATGCGTTGCCATCACTGCGATGCCCCATTTAGTAAAGATGCGCTTATCAAATTTGCCCGCCAGAAAGCAGAGGAAATGATCGGTGAAGCATTAATGCAGTTAAAAAATGTATCTATTCATAAAGATAAGTAA
- a CDS encoding bifunctional metallophosphatase/5'-nucleotidase — protein sequence MKIKALTAGILLALPFWVCAKNVTIYYTNDLHAHVSPGKIPAVDKARAVGGFANIATLVNDARKESKDVFFFDAGDYFTGPYISTLTKGEAIIDIMNTMPFDAVSVGNHEFDHGVDNMVKQLSKANFPILLGNVFYTNSDKPVWNKPWTIVEKDGIKIGVIGVHQKFAFYDTVAAKAYAGSEARDEGPYIQKGLDELKGKVDIIVLLIHEGTPARQSSYGSKDVARMLQADIDTAKKFEGIDVLITGHAHVGTPEPIKVNNTLVVSTDAYGTDVGKLVLDFNPQTKKIDGYSGKLITVFADEYKPDPKVQAKIDEWNTKLKNITDQIIGSATAPFTRAYGESSPVGNLVLDAMMAKAPDAVAGFQNSGGMRADFPQGNLKYGDIITTFPFNNELVEMDLTGKDLINLMIHATNLTNGVLQVSKNVHVEYDSKKPLGDRLIKFTINNQPIESTKTYRVVTHSFCATGGDGFESFLNGKNVKTISGTTSAESIIDYVKTYSPVKPDLEKRVTDVSSLK from the coding sequence ATGAAAATAAAGGCACTGACTGCCGGTATTCTACTCGCATTACCTTTTTGGGTTTGTGCGAAGAATGTGACTATTTATTATACCAATGACCTCCATGCTCATGTTTCTCCAGGCAAAATTCCTGCCGTTGACAAGGCGCGTGCAGTAGGTGGTTTTGCTAATATTGCGACCCTCGTTAATGATGCCAGGAAAGAAAGTAAAGATGTATTTTTCTTTGATGCGGGAGACTATTTTACTGGGCCCTATATCAGTACCCTGACCAAAGGTGAAGCAATTATTGATATAATGAATACAATGCCTTTTGATGCGGTATCAGTGGGCAACCACGAATTTGATCATGGCGTTGATAACATGGTTAAGCAGTTATCAAAAGCGAACTTTCCCATTTTACTGGGGAATGTATTCTATACGAATAGTGACAAGCCGGTCTGGAATAAACCCTGGACGATTGTCGAAAAAGATGGCATAAAAATTGGCGTAATAGGGGTGCATCAAAAATTTGCATTTTATGATACGGTCGCGGCTAAGGCCTATGCTGGTTCGGAAGCTCGTGATGAAGGGCCTTATATCCAAAAAGGGCTTGATGAATTAAAAGGTAAGGTTGATATCATTGTACTGCTTATCCACGAAGGGACACCAGCGCGCCAATCCAGTTATGGAAGTAAAGACGTAGCCAGAATGCTGCAAGCCGATATCGATACCGCAAAGAAATTTGAAGGTATCGATGTGCTAATCACAGGACACGCTCATGTGGGCACTCCCGAACCCATTAAAGTCAATAACACGCTGGTTGTGTCAACGGATGCGTATGGTACCGATGTTGGTAAGTTAGTGTTGGATTTTAACCCTCAGACGAAAAAAATTGATGGCTACAGCGGTAAATTAATCACCGTGTTTGCTGATGAATATAAACCCGATCCAAAAGTGCAAGCTAAGATTGATGAGTGGAATACTAAGTTAAAAAACATCACTGACCAGATTATTGGGTCGGCAACCGCGCCATTCACTCGTGCTTATGGGGAATCATCGCCCGTTGGTAACTTAGTTCTCGATGCTATGATGGCTAAAGCACCGGATGCTGTCGCAGGATTCCAAAACAGTGGCGGCATGCGCGCTGATTTTCCACAAGGAAATTTAAAGTACGGTGATATTATTACAACCTTCCCGTTTAATAACGAACTGGTTGAAATGGATCTGACTGGAAAAGATCTCATCAATTTAATGATTCATGCAACCAACCTCACCAATGGTGTTTTGCAAGTGTCAAAAAATGTGCATGTTGAATATGATAGCAAAAAACCTCTTGGCGATCGGTTGATTAAATTTACTATTAATAATCAACCTATAGAATCAACGAAAACTTATCGAGTTGTCACACACTCATTTTGTGCGACTGGCGGCGATGGTTTTGAGTCATTTTTAAATGGAAAAAATGTAAAAACAATTAGCGGCACGACCTCTGCAGAGTCAATCATTGATTATGTCAAAACGTATAGCCCCGTAAAACCCGATCTTGAAAAGAGGGTGACGGATGTGAGTTCATTAAAGTAA
- the hpaB gene encoding 4-hydroxyphenylacetate 3-monooxygenase, oxygenase component, translated as MKPGDFRADAKRPLTGEEYLKSLQDGREIYIYGERVKDVTTHPAFRNAAASVAQLYDALHKPEMQDKLCWNTDTGSGGYTHKFFRVAKSADDLRQQRDAIAEWSRLSYGWMGRTPDYKAAFGSALGANPAFYGQFEQNARNWYTRIQETGLYFNHAIVNPPIDRHKPADEVKDVYIKLEKETDAGIIVSCAKVVATNSALTHYNMIGFGSAQVMGENPDFALMFVAPMDAEGVKLISRASYELVAGATGSPYDYPLSSRFDENDAILVMDKVLIPWENVLIYRDFDRCRRWTMEGGFARMYPLQACVRLAVKLDFITGLLKKSLECTGTSEFRGVQADLGEVVAWRNMFWALSDSMCSEATPWVNGAYLPDHAALQTYRVMAPMAYAKIKNIIERNVTSGLIYLPSSARDLNNPQIDQYLAKYVRGSNGMDHVERIKILKLMWDAIGSEFGGRHELYEINYSGSQDEIRLQCLRQAQTSGNMDKMMAMVDRCLSEYDQNGWTVPHLHNNADINLLDKLLK; from the coding sequence ATGAAACCTGGTGATTTCCGTGCAGATGCCAAACGCCCGTTAACCGGCGAAGAGTACCTGAAGAGCCTGCAGGATGGCCGTGAGATCTACATCTACGGCGAGCGTGTCAAAGACGTGACCACGCATCCGGCTTTCCGCAATGCGGCGGCATCCGTCGCCCAGCTGTACGATGCGCTGCACAAACCCGAAATGCAGGACAAACTGTGCTGGAACACCGATACCGGCAGCGGTGGTTACACCCATAAATTCTTCCGCGTGGCAAAAAGCGCCGACGATCTGCGCCAGCAGCGCGATGCGATTGCCGAGTGGTCGCGCCTGAGCTACGGCTGGATGGGCCGCACCCCGGACTATAAAGCGGCCTTTGGCAGCGCGCTGGGCGCTAACCCGGCGTTTTACGGCCAGTTTGAGCAGAATGCGCGCAACTGGTACACCCGCATTCAGGAAACTGGCCTGTACTTTAACCATGCTATCGTTAACCCGCCGATCGACCGCCATAAGCCGGCTGACGAAGTGAAAGATGTTTACATCAAGCTGGAAAAAGAGACCGACGCCGGGATTATCGTCAGCTGCGCGAAAGTGGTGGCGACCAACTCCGCGCTGACCCACTACAACATGATTGGCTTTGGCTCCGCACAGGTGATGGGCGAAAACCCGGACTTCGCGCTGATGTTCGTGGCGCCAATGGATGCCGAAGGGGTGAAGCTGATTTCGCGCGCCTCCTACGAGCTGGTTGCCGGGGCGACCGGTTCGCCTTACGACTACCCGCTCTCCAGCCGTTTTGATGAAAACGACGCGATCCTGGTGATGGATAAAGTGCTGATCCCGTGGGAAAACGTGCTGATTTACCGTGACTTCGATCGCTGTCGTCGCTGGACGATGGAAGGCGGTTTCGCCCGTATGTACCCGCTGCAAGCGTGCGTGCGTCTGGCGGTGAAGCTCGACTTTATCACCGGCCTGCTGAAAAAATCGCTGGAGTGCACCGGTACCTCTGAATTCCGCGGCGTACAGGCGGATCTCGGCGAGGTAGTCGCGTGGCGCAATATGTTCTGGGCGCTGAGTGACTCTATGTGTTCAGAAGCCACGCCGTGGGTCAACGGCGCGTATCTGCCGGATCACGCGGCGCTGCAAACCTACCGCGTCATGGCGCCGATGGCCTATGCCAAAATCAAAAACATTATCGAGCGTAACGTCACCAGCGGCCTGATCTATCTGCCGTCGAGCGCGCGGGATCTGAATAATCCGCAGATCGACCAGTACCTTGCGAAATACGTGCGCGGATCTAACGGTATGGATCACGTTGAACGTATCAAGATCCTCAAATTGATGTGGGACGCCATCGGCAGCGAGTTCGGTGGCCGTCACGAGCTGTATGAAATTAACTACTCCGGTAGCCAGGATGAGATTCGCCTGCAGTGTCTGCGTCAGGCGCAGACCTCCGGCAACATGGACAAAATGATGGCGATGGTCGATCGCTGCCTGTCTGAATACGATCAGAACGGTTGGACCGTGCCACACCTGCACAATAACGCTGATATTAATCTGCTGGATAAGCTGCTGAAGTAA
- the mmuP gene encoding S-methylmethionine permease encodes MQNTTQQQGGQLKRTMKTRHLIMLSLGGVIGTGLFFNTGYIISTTGAAGTLLAYLIGALVVWLVMQCLGELSVAMPETGAFHLYASRYLGPATGYTVAWLYWLTWTVALGSSFTAAGFCMQYWFPQVPVWIWCLLFCVLIFGLNVISTRFFAEGEFWFSLVKVITIIAFIVLGGAAIFGFIPMQDGSPAPGLHNLTAEGWFPHGGLPILMTMVAVNFAFSGTELIGIAAGETENPHKVIPVAIRTTIARLIIFFIGTVFVLAALIPMQQAGVEKSPFVLVFEKVGIPYAADIFNFVILTAILSAANSGLYASGRMLWSLSNERTLPRCFSRVTQNGVPLVALSVSMLGGLLALFSSIVAPDTVFVALSAISGFAVVAVWISICASHFVFRRRHLQQGKALSELHYRAPWYPAVPVLGFVLCVVACLGLAFDPSQRIALWCGIPFVALCYGAYYLTRSRQTQQEPQHAAE; translated from the coding sequence ATGCAAAACACAACACAACAACAAGGTGGGCAGCTCAAGCGCACCATGAAAACCCGCCACCTGATTATGCTGTCGCTGGGTGGCGTGATTGGCACAGGGCTTTTTTTTAATACCGGCTATATCATCTCGACGACCGGCGCGGCAGGTACGCTGCTGGCCTATCTTATTGGCGCGCTGGTGGTCTGGCTGGTGATGCAGTGCCTCGGTGAGCTGTCGGTGGCCATGCCGGAAACGGGCGCGTTTCACCTTTACGCGTCGCGCTATCTTGGCCCGGCAACCGGCTACACCGTTGCCTGGCTCTACTGGCTGACGTGGACGGTTGCGCTGGGTTCCAGCTTTACCGCCGCCGGGTTCTGTATGCAGTACTGGTTCCCCCAGGTGCCGGTGTGGATCTGGTGCCTGCTGTTCTGCGTGCTGATTTTCGGCCTTAACGTTATCTCGACCCGCTTCTTTGCCGAAGGTGAATTCTGGTTCTCGCTGGTGAAGGTGATTACCATCATCGCGTTTATCGTACTGGGCGGCGCGGCTATCTTTGGGTTTATCCCGATGCAGGACGGTTCACCCGCGCCGGGGCTGCATAACCTCACCGCCGAGGGCTGGTTCCCGCACGGCGGGCTGCCGATTCTGATGACCATGGTAGCTGTCAACTTTGCTTTTTCCGGCACCGAGCTTATCGGTATCGCCGCCGGGGAAACCGAGAACCCGCACAAAGTGATCCCGGTGGCGATTCGCACCACCATCGCGCGGTTAATTATTTTCTTTATCGGCACCGTATTCGTGCTGGCCGCGCTGATCCCGATGCAGCAGGCAGGGGTCGAAAAAAGCCCGTTCGTGCTGGTATTTGAGAAAGTGGGTATTCCTTACGCAGCGGATATCTTCAACTTCGTGATCCTGACGGCGATTCTGTCGGCGGCCAACTCCGGCCTGTACGCGTCCGGGCGGATGCTGTGGTCGCTGTCCAACGAACGGACGCTGCCGCGCTGCTTCTCGCGGGTGACGCAAAACGGCGTGCCGCTGGTGGCGCTGTCGGTGAGTATGCTCGGCGGCCTGCTGGCGCTGTTCTCCAGCATTGTCGCGCCGGATACTGTGTTTGTGGCGCTGTCGGCGATTTCCGGTTTTGCGGTGGTGGCGGTATGGATTAGTATCTGCGCCTCACACTTTGTTTTCCGCCGCCGTCACTTACAGCAGGGCAAAGCGCTGAGCGAGCTCCACTATCGCGCGCCGTGGTACCCCGCGGTACCGGTGCTCGGGTTTGTGCTCTGCGTCGTGGCCTGTCTGGGGCTGGCCTTTGACCCGTCGCAGCGTATTGCGCTGTGGTGCGGGATTCCATTTGTGGCGCTGTGCTATGGTGCCTATTACTTAACGCGTTCACGTCAGACCCAACAGGAGCCGCAGCATGCCGCTGAATAA
- a CDS encoding 4-hydroxyphenylacetate 3-monooxygenase reductase subunit — MQLDEQRLRFRDAMASLSAAVNVVTTEGEAGRCGITATAVCSVTDTPPSVMVCINANSAMNPVFQGNGRLCVNVLNHEQEIMARHFAGMTGMAMDERFGLAGWQRGPLAQPVLKGALASLEGEIRQVQTIGSHLVYLVEIQHIALAEEEGHGLIYFKRRFHPVMMEADALA; from the coding sequence ATGCAATTAGATGAACAACGCCTGCGTTTTCGCGATGCCATGGCCAGCCTGTCGGCCGCCGTTAACGTCGTGACTACCGAGGGGGAGGCCGGTCGCTGTGGTATCACCGCCACCGCCGTCTGTTCGGTCACGGACACGCCGCCGTCGGTGATGGTGTGCATTAATGCTAACAGCGCCATGAACCCGGTATTCCAGGGCAACGGCAGGCTGTGCGTTAACGTGCTCAATCACGAGCAGGAGATCATGGCGCGCCATTTTGCCGGTATGACCGGCATGGCGATGGACGAACGCTTTGGTCTGGCCGGCTGGCAGCGTGGCCCGCTGGCACAGCCGGTGCTGAAGGGCGCGCTGGCGAGCCTGGAAGGAGAAATTCGCCAGGTGCAGACCATCGGTAGCCATCTGGTTTATCTGGTGGAAATTCAACATATTGCATTGGCCGAAGAAGAAGGGCACGGGCTTATTTATTTCAAACGCCGTTTTCATCCGGTGATGATGGAGGCGGATGCGCTGGCATAA
- the mmuM gene encoding homocysteine S-methyltransferase — protein sequence MPLNNPLTAILSDRPFVLLDGAMATELEARGCDLADSLWSAKVLMENPQLIYDVHLDYFRAGAQVAITASYQATPDGFAARGLDESQSRALIAKSVELARQARDAYQAEDPTAKGLLIAGSVGPYGAYLADGSEYRGDYQRSAQVFQDFHRPRVEALLEAGVDLLACETLPSFDEIRALAQLLAEYPVAQAWFSFTLRDAQHLSDGTPIRDVIALLADYPQILAVGINCIALENTVDALEYLHSQTPLPLVVYPNSGEHYDAVSKTWHHHGEACATLEGYLPQWLAAGAKLIGGCCRTTPKDIAALKAHC from the coding sequence ATGCCGCTGAATAATCCGTTAACCGCCATTCTGAGCGATCGCCCGTTTGTACTGCTCGATGGTGCAATGGCCACCGAACTGGAGGCGCGCGGATGCGACCTCGCAGACAGCCTGTGGTCGGCAAAAGTGCTGATGGAAAACCCGCAGCTGATTTATGACGTACACCTCGACTACTTCCGTGCCGGGGCGCAGGTGGCCATCACCGCCAGCTACCAGGCTACGCCGGATGGCTTTGCCGCTCGCGGGCTGGATGAAAGCCAGTCGCGGGCGCTGATTGCCAAAAGCGTCGAGCTGGCGCGCCAGGCACGCGATGCCTATCAGGCTGAAGATCCGACGGCGAAAGGGCTGCTGATTGCCGGTTCCGTTGGGCCTTACGGTGCTTATCTGGCGGACGGTTCGGAGTACCGCGGTGATTATCAGCGCAGTGCCCAGGTATTCCAGGACTTCCACCGCCCGCGCGTTGAGGCGTTGCTGGAGGCGGGCGTTGACCTGCTGGCCTGTGAAACGTTGCCATCGTTTGACGAGATTCGCGCTCTGGCGCAGCTGCTGGCGGAGTATCCGGTGGCTCAGGCGTGGTTCTCTTTCACCCTGCGCGATGCGCAGCATCTTAGCGACGGCACGCCGATACGTGACGTGATTGCGCTGCTGGCGGACTATCCGCAAATTCTGGCGGTAGGTATTAACTGCATCGCGCTGGAAAACACCGTTGATGCGCTGGAATACCTGCACAGCCAGACGCCGTTGCCGCTGGTGGTCTACCCGAATTCAGGTGAGCACTACGATGCGGTGAGCAAAACCTGGCATCACCACGGCGAGGCCTGCGCCACGCTGGAAGGCTACCTGCCGCAGTGGCTGGCCGCGGGAGCGAAACTGATTGGCGGGTGCTGTCGCACCACGCCAAAAGATATTGCGGCGCTGAAAGCCCATTGCTGA
- the hpaA gene encoding 4-hydroxyphenylacetate catabolism regulatory protein HpaA, which translates to MCENLIYNIDISSEYDESLGTDDVHYQSFARMAAFFGRDMQAHRHERYFQMHFLLTGQIELQLDDHRYSVEAPLFVLTPPSVPHAFITESDADGHVLTVHENLIWPLLEVLYPGTREAFGLPGICLSLADKPEELAALEHYWRLIERESLAQLPGREHTLTLLAQAVFTLLLRNAPLDDHAASGIRGELKLFQRFNLMIDGHFHQHWTVPDYAAELHITESRLTDICRRFANRPPKRLIFDRQLREAKRLLLFSDNAVNNIAWQLGFKDPAYFARFFNRLVGCSPSAFRAQKVPVS; encoded by the coding sequence ATGTGCGAGAACCTGATTTATAACATTGATATCAGCAGTGAATATGATGAAAGCCTGGGCACGGATGATGTGCACTATCAGTCTTTTGCGCGGATGGCGGCTTTTTTTGGCCGCGATATGCAGGCGCATCGCCACGAGCGCTATTTTCAGATGCATTTTCTGCTTACCGGGCAAATTGAGCTTCAGCTGGACGATCACCGCTACTCCGTTGAAGCGCCGCTGTTTGTGCTGACGCCACCATCGGTGCCGCACGCTTTTATTACCGAATCTGACGCGGATGGCCACGTGCTCACGGTACATGAAAACTTGATCTGGCCGCTGCTGGAAGTGCTTTACCCCGGAACCCGCGAGGCTTTCGGCCTGCCGGGGATCTGCCTGTCGCTGGCGGATAAGCCTGAGGAACTGGCGGCGCTGGAACACTACTGGCGGCTGATTGAGCGTGAATCGCTGGCACAGCTACCCGGGCGAGAGCACACCCTGACGCTGCTGGCGCAGGCCGTTTTTACTCTGCTGCTGCGTAATGCGCCGCTCGACGACCATGCAGCCAGTGGGATACGCGGGGAGCTTAAGCTGTTCCAGCGGTTTAATTTGATGATTGACGGCCATTTTCATCAGCACTGGACCGTGCCGGACTATGCGGCGGAACTGCATATTACCGAATCGAGGTTGACCGATATCTGCCGGCGCTTTGCTAACCGCCCGCCAAAGCGACTGATTTTTGACCGTCAGCTGCGTGAAGCGAAACGGCTGTTGCTGTTTTCCGACAATGCGGTGAATAACATTGCCTGGCAGCTAGGGTTTAAAGATCCCGCTTATTTTGCCCGCTTTTTTAATCGGTTAGTCGGCTGCTCGCCGAGCGCGTTTCGCGCGCAGAAAGTACCGGTGTCGTAG
- the tauA gene encoding taurine ABC transporter substrate-binding protein gives MAIASRFTVIAATLALLAFQAQAVDVTIAYQTSAEPAKVAQADNTFEKLSGAKPDWRKFDSGASIVRALASGDVQIGNLGSSPLAVAASQQVPIEVFLLASKLGNSEALVVKKGITKPEDLIGKRIAVPFISTTHYSLLAALKHWGIKPGQVQILNLQPPAIIAAWQRGDIDGAYVWAPAVNALEKDGTVLTDSSQVGEWGAPTLDVWVVRKDFAEKHPDVVKAFAKSAIDAQRGYIDNPEQWLAQPDNINKLARLSGVPASDVPGLVKGNTYLTAEQQAQALNGPVNKAIVDTAQFLKEQGKVPAVAGDYRQYVTDRFVK, from the coding sequence ATGGCAATCGCATCGCGTTTCACCGTTATCGCCGCTACGCTGGCACTGTTGGCCTTCCAGGCGCAGGCCGTGGACGTCACCATCGCTTATCAAACCTCCGCCGAGCCCGCCAAAGTGGCGCAGGCGGACAACACCTTCGAAAAACTGAGCGGCGCGAAGCCGGACTGGCGCAAGTTTGACAGCGGCGCCAGCATCGTCCGCGCGCTGGCCTCCGGCGACGTACAGATTGGCAACCTCGGCTCCAGCCCGCTGGCGGTCGCCGCGAGCCAGCAGGTACCGATTGAGGTGTTCCTGCTGGCCTCAAAGCTGGGCAATTCTGAAGCGCTGGTGGTGAAAAAGGGGATAACGAAGCCGGAAGATCTGATCGGTAAACGCATCGCCGTGCCGTTTATTTCTACCACCCACTACAGCCTGCTGGCGGCGCTCAAACACTGGGGCATCAAGCCTGGTCAGGTACAAATTCTCAACCTCCAGCCGCCGGCGATTATTGCCGCCTGGCAACGTGGCGACATTGACGGCGCCTACGTGTGGGCACCGGCGGTGAATGCGCTGGAAAAAGACGGCACCGTGTTGACCGACTCGTCGCAGGTCGGCGAGTGGGGCGCGCCGACGCTTGACGTGTGGGTGGTGCGCAAAGATTTTGCTGAGAAACACCCGGACGTGGTGAAGGCTTTCGCCAAAAGCGCGATTGACGCCCAGCGCGGCTATATCGATAACCCAGAACAATGGCTGGCGCAGCCGGACAATATCAACAAGCTGGCGCGTTTGAGCGGCGTACCGGCATCGGACGTACCGGGGCTGGTGAAGGGGAATACCTATCTGACCGCTGAACAGCAGGCGCAGGCGCTGAATGGCCCGGTCAACAAAGCCATCGTCGACACCGCGCAGTTCCTCAAAGAGCAGGGCAAAGTCCCGGCGGTGGCGGGCGATTATCGCCAGTATGTGACCGACCGTTTTGTGAAGTAA
- a CDS encoding diguanylate cyclase encodes MTMAKPSVQQNQRDDGKLADLLNHNTDWVWEVDAQGRYVWVSEVVTRLLGYRPEEVLGRTPLDFIAPVERERLTATLSDIFASQKPFSGLINRNQRADGSIVIIETSGMPLFDDQGKLTGYRGIDRDISRLGERVLQLESLYQNTPLALCVVDRNGMLTKANRAMGALLCAPEEALIGTNLSAFMPEGYQLLQQDLMQLDAGEAISSKEVLFRGRYFYIKPMAVNDADGNVVGVSLAWMDITDRKLAEQQLARANQTLLQYAERDHLTGLFNRRYMDARLSDEITRAQREGTTLSLCMADIDFFKRYNDTYGHQAGDRVLQAVAEALKGGLRPDDCVSRYGGEEFLIMLPNTTRESAQAVAERLRERVMALAIDHKTSPIGGVLTISFGVMTWDSPQFVCSIQQIADIAAELISSSDTALYRAKQQGRNRVAVA; translated from the coding sequence ATGACAATGGCGAAGCCGTCCGTGCAGCAGAATCAGAGGGATGACGGCAAACTGGCCGATCTCCTCAATCATAACACCGACTGGGTGTGGGAAGTGGATGCGCAGGGGCGCTATGTGTGGGTCTCCGAGGTGGTGACCCGCCTGCTTGGCTATCGGCCTGAAGAGGTGCTGGGACGTACGCCGCTCGATTTCATTGCGCCCGTTGAGCGGGAGAGACTAACGGCAACGTTAAGCGATATTTTTGCGTCACAAAAGCCCTTCTCAGGCCTGATAAACCGCAATCAGCGGGCGGATGGCAGTATCGTGATTATTGAAACCAGCGGGATGCCGCTGTTTGATGACCAGGGCAAGCTCACCGGCTATCGCGGTATCGATCGCGACATCTCCCGGCTGGGTGAACGCGTGCTGCAGCTCGAATCACTGTATCAGAATACGCCGTTGGCGCTGTGCGTGGTTGACCGTAACGGCATGCTGACGAAAGCCAATCGCGCGATGGGGGCGCTGCTCTGTGCGCCGGAAGAGGCGCTGATCGGCACGAATCTCAGCGCATTTATGCCGGAAGGGTATCAGCTGTTGCAGCAGGATCTTATGCAGCTTGACGCCGGCGAGGCGATTTCCAGTAAAGAGGTGTTGTTCCGGGGCCGCTATTTCTACATTAAACCCATGGCGGTGAACGATGCGGATGGCAACGTGGTGGGCGTCTCTCTGGCGTGGATGGATATTACTGACCGCAAGCTGGCGGAGCAGCAGCTGGCGCGTGCCAACCAGACGCTGTTGCAATACGCCGAGCGCGATCATCTGACCGGCCTGTTCAACCGTCGCTATATGGACGCCCGGCTCAGCGATGAAATCACCCGTGCGCAGCGAGAAGGCACCACGCTGTCGCTGTGTATGGCGGATATCGACTTTTTCAAACGCTATAACGACACCTACGGCCATCAGGCCGGAGACCGGGTACTGCAAGCCGTCGCCGAAGCGCTGAAGGGCGGTCTGCGGCCCGATGACTGCGTCAGCCGCTACGGCGGTGAAGAGTTTCTGATTATGTTGCCGAATACCACGCGAGAAAGCGCACAGGCGGTGGCCGAGCGGCTGCGTGAGCGGGTCATGGCGCTGGCCATCGATCACAAAACCAGCCCGATTGGCGGGGTGCTGACCATTAGCTTCGGCGTCATGACCTGGGACTCTCCGCAGTTTGTCTGCAGCATTCAGCAAATTGCGGATATTGCCGCCGAGCTAATCAGCAGCAGCGATACGGCGTTGTACCGGGCCAAACAGCAGGGGAGGAACCGGGTGGCGGTGGCATAA
- a CDS encoding cupin domain-containing protein produces MAYQLNLNWPEFLEKYWQKQPVVLKNAFPNFVDPITPDELAGLAMEMEVDSRLVSHIDGKWQASNGPFEDFDHLGEKNWSLLAQAVNHWHEPSAELVRPFRALPDWRLDDLMISFSVPGGGVGPHIDPYDVFIIQGMGRRRWRVGDALPLKQHCPHPALLHVEPFTPIIDVEMAPGDILYIPPGFPHDGYTYEDTLNYSVGFRGPNGRELISSFADYVLENDLGEKYYTDPDLTCREHVGKVEDHELERLRTMMIDMIRQPNDFKQWFGSFVTTPRHELDIAPAEPAYTPEEVATALEAGETLRRLNGLRVLNVGDSVFINSEKLETCAPQAADALCRYTELDKSHFGEALANPAFIAELTDLINQGYWFFDE; encoded by the coding sequence ATGGCTTATCAACTCAACCTTAACTGGCCGGAGTTTCTGGAAAAATACTGGCAGAAGCAGCCGGTAGTGTTAAAAAATGCGTTCCCGAATTTTGTCGACCCGATTACGCCTGACGAGCTGGCCGGTCTGGCCATGGAAATGGAAGTCGACAGCCGACTGGTGAGCCATATTGACGGCAAATGGCAGGCGAGTAACGGCCCGTTTGAAGATTTTGACCACCTGGGGGAGAAAAACTGGTCGCTGCTGGCGCAGGCGGTCAACCACTGGCACGAGCCTTCTGCCGAGCTGGTACGCCCGTTCCGCGCGCTGCCGGACTGGCGGCTGGACGACCTGATGATCTCCTTCTCGGTACCGGGTGGCGGCGTTGGGCCGCACATCGACCCGTACGATGTGTTTATCATTCAGGGGATGGGACGCCGTCGCTGGCGCGTGGGTGATGCGCTGCCGTTAAAACAGCACTGCCCGCATCCGGCCCTGCTGCACGTTGAGCCGTTTACCCCCATTATCGACGTAGAAATGGCGCCGGGCGACATTCTTTATATTCCACCAGGATTCCCGCACGACGGCTATACCTACGAAGACACGCTGAACTACTCCGTCGGCTTCCGCGGGCCGAACGGTCGCGAGCTGATCAGCAGCTTTGCCGACTACGTGCTGGAGAACGATCTGGGCGAGAAATACTACACCGATCCGGATCTCACCTGCCGTGAACACGTGGGTAAAGTGGAAGACCATGAGCTTGAACGTCTGCGCACGATGATGATCGATATGATCCGCCAGCCGAACGATTTTAAACAGTGGTTTGGCAGTTTTGTGACGACGCCGCGCCATGAGCTGGATATTGCCCCTGCGGAGCCTGCGTATACGCCAGAAGAGGTGGCGACGGCGCTGGAAGCGGGAGAAACGCTGCGTCGCCTCAACGGTCTGCGGGTGCTGAATGTCGGCGATAGCGTTTTTATTAATAGCGAGAAGCTGGAAACCTGCGCGCCGCAGGCCGCAGATGCGCTGTGTCGCTATACCGAACTGGATAAATCCCACTTCGGTGAAGCGCTGGCGAACCCGGCGTTTATTGCTGAGCTGACGGATTTGATTAACCAGGGCTACTGGTTCTTCGACGAGTAA